The Microplitis demolitor isolate Queensland-Clemson2020A chromosome 8, iyMicDemo2.1a, whole genome shotgun sequence genome has a segment encoding these proteins:
- the LOC106693180 gene encoding probable serine/threonine-protein kinase clkA, with protein sequence MGRTKKLSKKAKLSKEIQQKKKSGSERSKSSESSLDSDSPTQKQRLKKLREKIRARQGNNRSNNSKSNDSGRSNRYNNYSFHDSSQGKKSDKADSKTSGGSNNNTHLCELSDLEKISFQNLISSTPITNNKLNENLADKGLSKDGIIKKYFVSLSKQIGQLTSLSVQHGADLNNISEELKDIKKRLKKKCSCDGGYDGSSGERSDNDDNEEDEETKSAGEEIKKFDYPINEKETFEEFNKQLHDKPHERKIVIKRIHQLVNAKETLNNNMKMVIRAYITRSVVISYVPSAVKINQTKPIFKNTVFYKCIEEVMRLKLKDNSGNVLTDSDMLKAMAYVLRNARDWDGHRLLRTQKVDSPAPKN encoded by the exons ATCAAAAG AGATacagcagaaaaaaaaatctggttCTGAACGTTCTAAATCTTCAGAATCATCTCTTGATAGCGACTCTCCAACACAAAAGCAACGATTGAAGAAGTTGAGGGAAAAAATTAGAGCACGCCAAGGGAATAATCGTAGTAACAATTCAAAATCAAATGATTCGGGACGCAGCAACCGTTACAATAACTATAGTTTTCATGATTCCTCTCAAGGAAAAAAATCTGACAAAGCTGATTCAAAAACCAGTGGtggaagtaataataatactcaTCTCTGTGAATTATCTGATCTGGAGAAAATATCTTTCCAAAATTTAATCTCATCAACTCCAATAACTAACAACAAGTTGAACGAAAACTTAGCCGACAAag gtttaTCGAAAGATggaatcattaaaaaatattttgtgagcTTAAGCAAACAAATAGGACAACTGACAAGTTTATCAGTTCAGCATggtgcggatttaaataatatttccgaagaattaaaagatataaagAAAAGGTTGAAGAAAAAGTGTTCATGTGACGGTGGTTATGACGGATCCAGTGGGGAGAGAAGCGACAATGATGATAACGAGGAAGACGAGGAAACCAAAAGTGCaggagaagaaataaaaaaattcgactaTCCGATAAATGAGAAAGAAACGtttgaagaatttaataaacaacttCACGATAAACCCCATGAACGTAAAATTGTA ATCAAACGCATTCACCAATTAGTTAATGCAAAAGAAACcttaaacaataatatgaaAATGGTTATAAGAGCTTACATTACACGAAGTGTCGTTATTTCATACGTTCCGTCTgctgttaaaataaatcaaacgaagccgatatttaaaaatactgtttTTTACAAATGCATTGAAg agGTGATGCGACTAAAGTTAAAAGATAATTCGGGGAATGTTTTAACTGACTCCGACATGTTAAAAGCGATGGCTTATGTACTTCGCAATGCGCGAGACTGGGACGGCCACCGCTTATTAAGGACACAAAAGGTTGATTCACCTGCTCCTAAAAATTAA